From Ruminococcus sp. HUN007, a single genomic window includes:
- a CDS encoding MarR family transcriptional regulator, with protein MITEAYSNELDRYFTLWCLCKAMYENWSKVYGFSCNETLVLNFVAKSKFCTQKQIAEKLEISKQTVNMILKRFENDGYVELTVNEMDKRSKFIKLTKKGREISDRLIADLLKIEMDSVRELGIDNFRQMNDVQEQYIKLFNKFSHSL; from the coding sequence ATGATTACCGAAGCTTATTCAAATGAACTTGACAGATACTTCACTTTATGGTGCCTGTGCAAAGCTATGTATGAAAACTGGTCAAAGGTTTATGGCTTTTCCTGCAATGAGACTCTTGTTCTCAACTTTGTTGCCAAAAGCAAATTCTGTACCCAGAAACAGATAGCTGAAAAACTTGAAATATCCAAGCAGACGGTCAACATGATACTTAAGCGCTTTGAAAATGACGGTTATGTTGAGCTTACAGTCAATGAAATGGATAAACGCAGCAAGTTTATTAAGCTCACCAAGAAAGGCCGCGAGATTTCAGACAGACTCATAGCTGATCTTCTGAAAATAGAAATGGATTCCGTCAGGGAGCTTGGCATTGATAACTTCAGGCAGATGAACGATGTCCAGGAACAGTATATAAAACTTTTCAATAAGTTTTCGCATAGCTTATAA
- a CDS encoding CorA family divalent cation transporter: protein MYYYIKNTLEKADSINFRNSPDQFVSVLTSAEWLENKDNFDMGIEMDIDLSSIHSTKAEVNYDSLTGTFSVPDRSNISAPNTTFAFALDEKGIVFIDDSGLVNDIIGNIQRSKKWAKPSLERFIYDFLEQIVTKDQSILETLDKELDDIESEILAGGGEDPSHRVNKIRSDLRDMRVHYEQLLDLSQELEENENNFFKAENVRYFHLFSQRTSRLHDLTNSLREYSIQIRDLYQSQLDVRQNRIMGLLTIVTTVFTPLTLITGWYGMNFKYMPELEYRISYPIVILLCIVIVISCLAFFKKKKWL from the coding sequence ATGTATTATTACATAAAAAACACTCTTGAAAAGGCGGATTCCATCAACTTCAGGAATTCACCTGATCAGTTCGTATCAGTACTTACTTCTGCCGAATGGCTTGAAAACAAGGATAATTTCGACATGGGCATCGAAATGGATATCGACCTTTCATCGATCCATTCAACCAAGGCCGAAGTAAACTACGATTCACTTACAGGAACATTCTCCGTTCCTGACCGCAGTAATATTTCCGCTCCGAACACCACATTTGCATTTGCTCTCGATGAAAAAGGCATTGTATTTATTGATGACAGCGGACTCGTAAATGATATAATCGGAAACATCCAGCGCTCAAAAAAATGGGCTAAACCAAGCCTTGAACGTTTTATTTACGACTTTCTCGAACAGATAGTCACAAAGGATCAGAGCATACTTGAAACACTTGACAAGGAGCTGGATGACATTGAATCAGAGATTCTTGCAGGCGGCGGTGAAGATCCTTCGCACAGAGTAAACAAGATTAGAAGTGATCTCCGTGACATGAGGGTACACTATGAACAGCTTCTGGATCTTTCACAGGAACTTGAAGAGAATGAAAACAACTTCTTCAAGGCTGAAAACGTTCGTTACTTCCACCTTTTCTCACAGAGAACTTCAAGACTTCACGACCTCACAAATTCACTGCGAGAATATTCGATCCAGATACGTGACCTCTATCAGTCACAGCTCGACGTAAGACAGAACCGCATTATGGGGCTTCTCACAATAGTAACAACAGTATTCACCCCGCTCACACTCATCACCGGCTGGTACGGAATGAACTTCAAATACATGCCGGAACTTGAATACCGTATATCCTACCCTATCGTTATTCTTCTGTGCATAGTTATCGTAATCTCCTGTCTGGCATTCTTCAAAAAGAAAAAGTGGCTCTGA
- a CDS encoding exonuclease domain-containing protein produces MTGLVDIEFNTGGPTGRVKSDITMIEFTLQIVDETQNYKEIDLYDVVVKPPKGRTIINEKIKELTTISQEEIDNGVRMDEFYRKLYEYYQKYDLKEIYTWGNCDQDVVHWNFGRYDIEALTGLKREQVCIKFTDLSTVIKDKYDGRHPLSLINMAVLCEYKPVMQHRAYADVETMRNILIELKHTDDADMRSRFSAYDVYADLKDMYSKMRKVISIAKEYDIDVDEMLSTAKNGHEFPVFDEAYNDTYNKRTFGWL; encoded by the coding sequence ATGACTGGATTAGTTGATATTGAGTTTAATACCGGTGGTCCGACCGGAAGAGTAAAAAGCGACATAACAATGATCGAGTTCACGCTTCAGATTGTTGACGAAACACAGAACTACAAAGAGATCGATCTGTACGACGTCGTAGTAAAGCCGCCGAAGGGCCGCACTATAATCAACGAAAAAATCAAAGAGCTTACGACCATAAGCCAGGAAGAAATAGACAACGGCGTCAGAATGGACGAATTCTACAGAAAGCTTTACGAATACTACCAGAAATATGATCTGAAAGAAATATACACATGGGGCAACTGTGATCAGGACGTTGTTCACTGGAATTTCGGAAGATATGACATTGAAGCACTTACAGGACTCAAACGTGAGCAGGTTTGTATAAAGTTTACTGATCTGAGTACTGTGATCAAGGACAAATATGACGGAAGGCATCCCCTCTCGCTTATAAACATGGCTGTTCTGTGCGAATACAAGCCTGTAATGCAGCACAGGGCCTATGCCGATGTTGAGACAATGCGTAATATCCTTATTGAGCTGAAGCATACTGATGATGCTGATATGCGAAGCAGATTCAGCGCGTATGACGTATACGCTGATCTGAAAGATATGTACAGTAAAATGAGAAAAGTTATTTCCATTGCAAAGGAATATGACATTGACGTAGACGAAATGCTCAGCACAGCAAAAAACGGTCATGAATTTCCTGTTTTTGATGAAGCATACAACGACACATACAACAAGCGCACTTTCGGCTGGCTGTGA
- a CDS encoding BMP family ABC transporter substrate-binding protein, with the protein MAITDYQKALKIGLKTKRTGKNSLLMKLEDRIADEPPMSQQRLGLIEIPIELIVGTYSSGRTNAFASDFMPLLSADTEFATKWSELYDSLTESGQRDPVVAYEYLNRYYIVEGNKRVSVQKYMDAVSVEGIVTRLIPQKSDEPEILINYEYLEFYKKTKVNYILMSRQGNYERLYRHIHPSGNDPLTDDEMLDLKYVYSCFRKSYIEKGGLKKFKAKIGDQLLAYIDIYGYENICEQSSAEIRENLVKIWNEFTMFEKEQPLQMVDEPEDQKKSIAHSIAHILTSNVTSQVLKVAFVHFKSPEESGWTRRHDHESKKVQESLGDRIETCSVVTHDSSDYSVLEDLIAKGYKLIFTTTPVLSSISLRCAIEHPEITICNCSLNNAYRHLRSYYLRVYEAKFVIGAIAGIMSENNKIGYIADYPIYGSPAAINAFALGVRLTNPRAKVYLEWSSLKGEDPLERLKKKDVDIVSFPDLTGRNSDNDTGLCGLIKDAKPIQFAVPKWNWSVVYESLIRSVLDGEWKNEDTTHNGQALNYYWGMSANAIDIETFEITEGPGQLVYIIKQMVKKGLMNPFSCEIKDQNHQIVNENENRMSTSEIINIDWFMDIVDGKIPDISEFTESSHELISQLGVKLRYNQS; encoded by the coding sequence ATGGCTATTACAGATTATCAGAAAGCTCTGAAAATCGGTCTTAAAACAAAAAGAACAGGAAAAAACAGTTTACTGATGAAGCTGGAAGACAGAATCGCAGACGAACCGCCTATGTCCCAGCAGCGTCTCGGCCTTATAGAAATACCTATTGAACTTATAGTAGGAACATATTCATCCGGAAGAACAAATGCTTTTGCCAGCGACTTTATGCCGCTTCTTTCGGCTGATACTGAATTCGCTACGAAATGGTCTGAACTTTATGACTCTCTTACTGAATCCGGTCAGCGTGACCCGGTTGTCGCTTATGAATATCTGAACCGCTACTACATTGTCGAAGGCAACAAACGTGTCAGCGTACAGAAATATATGGATGCAGTTTCAGTCGAAGGCATTGTCACAAGACTGATACCGCAGAAAAGCGATGAACCTGAAATTCTGATCAACTATGAGTATCTTGAATTCTATAAAAAGACCAAGGTAAATTATATCCTTATGAGCAGGCAGGGAAATTACGAGCGTCTTTACAGACACATTCATCCTTCCGGAAATGATCCGCTTACTGATGATGAAATGCTCGACCTTAAATATGTCTACAGCTGCTTCAGAAAAAGTTATATTGAAAAAGGCGGTCTCAAAAAATTCAAAGCCAAAATAGGTGACCAGCTCCTTGCATATATCGACATTTACGGATATGAAAACATATGTGAACAGTCATCCGCTGAAATACGCGAAAACCTGGTCAAGATCTGGAATGAATTCACAATGTTTGAAAAGGAACAGCCTCTTCAGATGGTTGATGAACCGGAGGACCAGAAAAAATCCATTGCCCATTCCATTGCTCACATTCTAACGAGCAATGTAACAAGTCAGGTACTGAAGGTCGCTTTTGTTCATTTCAAGAGTCCTGAAGAATCAGGCTGGACACGTCGTCATGACCACGAAAGCAAAAAAGTACAGGAATCTCTCGGTGACAGAATAGAAACATGCTCCGTTGTCACCCATGACAGCAGTGATTATTCTGTACTCGAAGACCTTATCGCCAAAGGCTACAAGCTTATTTTCACTACCACACCTGTACTCAGTTCAATAAGTCTGCGGTGTGCAATTGAACACCCTGAGATCACCATATGCAACTGTTCACTCAACAACGCATACAGGCATTTAAGATCATATTATCTGCGTGTTTACGAAGCGAAATTCGTTATCGGAGCAATTGCCGGAATTATGTCTGAAAACAACAAAATCGGTTATATCGCCGATTATCCGATCTACGGATCTCCGGCAGCCATCAACGCATTTGCACTCGGCGTAAGACTTACAAATCCACGTGCAAAAGTTTATCTCGAATGGTCATCACTTAAAGGTGAGGATCCTCTGGAAAGACTGAAAAAGAAAGATGTCGATATCGTTTCGTTCCCGGACCTTACAGGACGTAACAGTGACAATGATACCGGACTGTGCGGTCTGATCAAAGATGCAAAACCTATACAGTTTGCAGTACCGAAATGGAACTGGAGCGTTGTATATGAATCTCTTATCAGGTCTGTTCTTGACGGAGAATGGAAAAATGAAGACACAACGCATAACGGTCAGGCTCTCAACTACTACTGGGGCATGTCTGCAAACGCTATTGACATTGAAACATTCGAAATAACCGAAGGTCCAGGTCAGCTTGTCTACATTATAAAGCAAATGGTCAAAAAAGGTCTGATGAATCCGTTCTCCTGTGAAATCAAGGATCAGAACCACCAGATCGTAAACGAAAACGAAAACCGTATGAGCACATCTGAAATAATAAACATTGACTGGTTTATGGATATAGTCGACGGTAAAATACCTGACATATCAGAGTTTACTGAAAGCAGTCATGAACTGATTTCACAGCTTGGAGTAAAACTAAGATATAATCAGAGCTGA
- a CDS encoding DUF1002 domain-containing protein has product MKRITSKIIASALAMSLTAGAFTFTSYADAVPVITLGADLTDAQKEKIFEFFGADPSDTMVIEINNQQERQYLEGLVSDDIIGTRTLSCSYIMPMQTGGLIVKTANLTYVDENMIANALLTAGVENCQVLATAPFKVSGTGALTGILTSYEKSSGEKLDEEKKETATKELIVTSDIINEVAENLKEQEIGGGKEDKSMTEEYIFKFINDLKTEALNGNLTEDSAKELLDKYLDEYKIELEQKTYDKLLDYVKSFSKLNYKGKFEDKLASLTDRISDGFNITFNTEINIGDVSERVSSGLSAFQKFWGTLKNWLMFTFDTGKLKIDTDSLKEKTQNIFDNINTDIIDYDVIPEDLSDIIN; this is encoded by the coding sequence ATGAAAAGGATAACTTCTAAAATTATTGCATCGGCTCTGGCAATGTCACTTACGGCCGGTGCTTTCACTTTTACATCATATGCTGACGCGGTCCCGGTCATTACACTCGGAGCTGACCTTACAGATGCACAGAAAGAAAAGATATTTGAATTTTTCGGTGCCGATCCTTCGGACACCATGGTCATCGAGATCAACAATCAGCAGGAAAGGCAGTACCTTGAGGGACTGGTTTCCGATGATATTATCGGAACAAGAACGCTTTCATGTTCGTATATCATGCCTATGCAGACCGGCGGACTTATCGTAAAGACTGCAAACCTCACTTACGTTGACGAAAACATGATAGCCAACGCTCTGCTTACTGCAGGAGTCGAAAACTGTCAGGTGCTTGCGACTGCTCCGTTCAAGGTATCCGGTACGGGTGCGCTTACCGGCATTCTTACTTCCTACGAAAAATCATCCGGCGAAAAGCTTGACGAGGAAAAGAAAGAGACTGCCACAAAGGAACTTATCGTTACCAGTGATATTATCAACGAAGTGGCCGAAAATCTGAAAGAGCAGGAGATCGGCGGCGGCAAGGAAGACAAAAGTATGACCGAGGAATATATTTTCAAGTTCATCAACGATCTGAAGACTGAGGCTCTCAACGGTAATCTCACTGAAGATTCGGCAAAGGAACTTCTCGACAAATATCTTGACGAGTACAAGATCGAACTCGAACAGAAGACCTATGACAAGCTGCTCGATTATGTAAAATCATTCTCGAAACTGAATTACAAGGGAAAGTTTGAAGACAAACTGGCTTCACTTACTGACCGTATTTCAGACGGGTTCAATATCACTTTCAATACTGAGATCAACATAGGAGATGTTTCTGAAAGAGTAAGCTCCGGACTGAGTGCTTTCCAGAAATTCTGGGGAACGCTTAAAAACTGGCTCATGTTCACATTCGATACCGGTAAACTGAAGATAGATACTGACAGCTTAAAGGAAAAGACACAGAATATTTTCGATAACATTAATACTGACATAATCGATTATGATGTAATTCCTGAAGATCTTTCAGATATTATAAACTAA
- a CDS encoding metallophosphoesterase family protein has protein sequence MILRRKQIKDDNPDKNPVNILVIADEQVQSFYSDYEEKHRVFDGIDLIISCGDLSPHYLSFIADAAHCNVLYVNGNHHCDKDEEHLGCLSIDGTLSVHKGIRILGLGGSMKYKDCGAPAMYTEEEMVKRVKKLRNTIKKAGGFDILVTHSPAFGINDGTDLPHTGFKVFNELLEEYKPKYFLHGHIHNNYGTYKQKTEHNETLIINAHRRVNFIYTFD, from the coding sequence ATGATATTAAGAAGAAAGCAGATAAAGGATGATAATCCGGACAAAAACCCGGTAAACATTCTTGTTATTGCCGATGAACAGGTTCAGTCCTTCTACAGTGACTACGAAGAAAAGCACAGGGTATTTGACGGAATCGACCTTATAATATCCTGCGGCGATCTTTCACCGCATTATCTTTCCTTTATTGCAGATGCTGCTCACTGCAACGTTCTTTACGTTAACGGGAACCATCACTGTGACAAGGATGAAGAACATTTAGGGTGTCTTTCGATCGACGGTACACTAAGCGTTCACAAAGGAATCCGTATTCTCGGTCTCGGAGGATCAATGAAATACAAGGATTGCGGAGCACCGGCAATGTATACTGAAGAAGAAATGGTAAAAAGAGTAAAGAAGCTCAGAAATACTATCAAAAAAGCCGGAGGATTCGACATACTTGTTACACACTCACCTGCTTTCGGTATCAACGACGGAACCGATCTTCCTCATACCGGATTCAAGGTGTTCAATGAACTTCTTGAAGAATACAAACCGAAGTATTTCCTTCACGGCCATATCCACAACAACTACGGAACATACAAACAGAAAACCGAGCACAATGAAACGCTCATAATCAACGCTCACAGAAGAGTAAACTTTATTTACACTTTTGACTGA
- a CDS encoding thioesterase family protein encodes MTEPYRHTVQYYETDKMKVVHHSNYIRWMEEARVYYLDMIGWSFKKLEDSGLVSPVVSVSGKFRTSAEFTDVILVNIYVTEVKGASFVLKYRMYRESDGAFIFEGESVHCFTHEDGKFVRLERELPGLFEELKKQMAEEPFPA; translated from the coding sequence ATTACGGAACCGTACAGACACACAGTACAGTATTATGAAACAGATAAAATGAAGGTGGTTCACCATTCAAACTATATCCGCTGGATGGAAGAAGCAAGAGTGTATTATCTCGACATGATAGGATGGAGTTTCAAAAAACTCGAGGACAGCGGCCTTGTTTCGCCGGTGGTAAGCGTATCCGGTAAATTCAGAACCAGCGCGGAGTTTACTGATGTTATACTTGTGAATATTTATGTTACAGAAGTAAAGGGTGCAAGTTTTGTATTAAAGTACAGAATGTACCGTGAATCAGACGGGGCATTCATTTTTGAAGGTGAATCCGTGCACTGCTTTACTCATGAAGACGGAAAATTTGTAAGACTTGAGCGTGAGCTTCCGGGACTTTTCGAAGAACTTAAAAAGCAGATGGCGGAAGAGCCGTTTCCGGCGTAA
- a CDS encoding acyltransferase, with translation MIKPDFRKIIKNTVKPEEKVSSGFTLVSKYRSAIMGFAALWILYFHVFGTVITMDHPIAAWIEARAKRFGYCGVDIFFLLSGMGLTYAITKSKLPVFYYRRFKRIVLPFVTVALLKAHTDHWTVKWFFECISGKAFYVNSIYMFLWFVPAILTLYILFPLYWLGFRKTGGAFWTVTMILAWFFVILILRDKIRGDLFGFLNRIPVFMLGVLLGDLTKKHRELAFRRRAWLPLFLVFALGIYMLELANFQSYYILVPTSNCFLPTLLCAVSLPFLAAKFLNILDSHRFTCIAGHIIGGILKFFGMFSMEIYCLQEWFAGQVRPKFEEQGWTPLKMNIVLFIEITALSFAGYLVFKYFWKLLEFICRKTGGLIKRAVRHSA, from the coding sequence TTGATAAAACCAGATTTCAGAAAAATCATTAAAAACACAGTAAAACCTGAAGAAAAGGTATCTTCAGGTTTTACTCTTGTATCAAAGTACAGGTCTGCTATAATGGGCTTTGCCGCATTATGGATACTGTATTTTCATGTATTCGGTACCGTAATTACCATGGATCATCCCATAGCAGCATGGATAGAAGCAAGGGCAAAACGCTTCGGCTACTGCGGCGTGGATATATTCTTTCTGCTTTCCGGCATGGGACTTACCTACGCTATCACCAAATCAAAACTTCCCGTATTTTACTACAGAAGATTCAAGCGAATCGTACTGCCTTTTGTTACGGTTGCCCTGCTTAAAGCACATACGGATCACTGGACGGTAAAATGGTTTTTTGAGTGCATATCGGGTAAAGCTTTCTACGTAAATTCAATTTACATGTTTCTCTGGTTCGTACCCGCCATACTTACGCTTTACATCCTGTTTCCGCTTTACTGGCTCGGTTTCCGGAAAACCGGCGGCGCTTTCTGGACCGTAACAATGATACTTGCATGGTTTTTCGTAATTCTTATTCTTCGCGATAAAATCAGAGGCGATCTTTTCGGATTTTTAAACCGTATACCGGTTTTCATGCTTGGCGTTCTGCTCGGTGATCTCACAAAAAAACACAGGGAACTTGCTTTCAGGCGAAGAGCCTGGCTGCCGCTGTTCCTTGTGTTCGCACTTGGGATCTATATGCTTGAACTTGCTAACTTCCAGTCGTATTACATTCTTGTTCCTACTTCCAACTGTTTCCTGCCTACCCTGTTGTGTGCCGTTTCTCTTCCGTTTCTTGCGGCTAAATTTCTCAACATACTTGACAGTCACAGATTCACCTGTATCGCAGGACACATTATCGGCGGAATTCTTAAGTTTTTCGGTATGTTCTCCATGGAGATCTACTGTCTGCAGGAATGGTTCGCAGGCCAGGTCAGACCAAAATTTGAAGAACAGGGATGGACTCCTTTAAAAATGAACATAGTTCTCTTCATCGAAATAACCGCTCTTTCATTTGCAGGTTATCTGGTGTTCAAATACTTCTGGAAACTGCTTGAATTTATATGCAGAAAAACCGGAGGACTTATAAAGCGGGCCGTCAGACATTCCGCTTAA
- a CDS encoding HD domain-containing protein, whose product MTMKDGATEQTATMFDTSVASLELKGITKETIADVILNVNEYQGSKNFIVNDITITTDHSLSINDFIKVPPVAVDLMYNEIISIIRNSADDCNGKYTPLSELAVKIIESKKEAYTSSSAAISMHHNLKGGLIYHSYRMVKAAEKICEVYNNLDRELMVCGAALHDIGKIWEYDTDPTGNAEFTVSGVLFGHLYMGASLIKKSADGQNYNPEKIKMLTHMILAHHGEQEYGAVVSPAIAEAFALYMIDNLDAKMYVFDEQRDLLGPGGLTEKRPFGMENKIYVPDL is encoded by the coding sequence ATGACCATGAAGGACGGTGCAACGGAACAGACTGCAACTATGTTCGACACTTCTGTCGCATCACTTGAACTCAAAGGGATCACTAAGGAAACAATAGCAGACGTTATCCTGAACGTAAATGAATATCAGGGTTCAAAGAACTTTATCGTAAACGATATAACGATCACGACAGACCACTCGCTTTCAATAAATGATTTTATCAAAGTTCCTCCGGTAGCCGTTGATCTTATGTACAATGAGATCATTTCGATAATACGAAACAGTGCTGACGACTGTAACGGTAAGTACACTCCGCTTTCCGAACTTGCCGTAAAAATAATCGAAAGCAAGAAAGAAGCCTACACTTCATCCTCCGCTGCAATTTCAATGCACCATAATCTCAAGGGCGGACTTATTTATCATTCCTACCGCATGGTAAAGGCTGCGGAAAAAATCTGCGAGGTGTACAATAATCTTGACAGGGAACTCATGGTATGCGGAGCGGCTCTTCACGACATCGGCAAGATATGGGAATATGATACTGATCCGACCGGCAATGCGGAATTCACTGTAAGCGGCGTTCTTTTCGGACATCTCTACATGGGTGCTTCACTTATCAAGAAAAGTGCCGACGGACAGAATTATAATCCGGAAAAGATAAAAATGCTTACACACATGATCCTTGCACATCACGGTGAACAGGAATACGGAGCAGTAGTCTCCCCTGCCATCGCAGAAGCATTTGCACTTTACATGATCGACAATCTTGACGCCAAAATGTACGTATTCGACGAACAGCGTGATCTTCTTGGTCCTGGCGGACTTACTGAAAAACGTCCTTTCGGAATGGAAAACAAGATCTACGTTCCTGATCTCTGA
- a CDS encoding GGDEF domain-containing protein translates to MDLQQLADSFTPMTCIISVEVFPDGNYGNIRLVCGNKAYIDSIEVKQSDNMAYDTMLSNRFIPNSPYENYIPKDLNFENACYLSAVMKKPFHTYMHPERYPFWVDMYIMPVAYTNGNTHYCTYSMDLTPEASVSRMSDKEAAVTASVLETCIKLRDTKDFKHTMDEVIEDIRLLCSAENVCILLTDYKTRSCSILCESTSPDFDNRRIAEYFNNGIDSFFDVVDTWKDTIAGSTCLIIQNESDMNVVRERNPEWIASLEEYGIKSIVLYPLNYNNETLGYVWAVNFATENTAKIRSTLETTTYFIASEIANHQLLARLEYMSSVDLLTGVMNRNAMNKRVDDIISGKEVLPLRVGVVFADLNGLKKVNDTGGHTAGDSYIKKAAGLLKETFPDSEIYRAGGDEFMVINCSLSEAELRSRTDELRKLQENADDVSFSLGYFYNEGKTDIRKAMSSADMEMYRDKQSYYERYPERRRK, encoded by the coding sequence ATGGATTTACAGCAGCTCGCAGACAGCTTTACACCTATGACATGCATTATTTCCGTTGAAGTTTTTCCTGACGGTAACTACGGAAATATAAGACTCGTATGCGGAAACAAGGCGTATATTGATTCCATTGAAGTTAAGCAGTCTGATAATATGGCTTACGATACAATGCTCAGTAACAGGTTTATACCGAATTCACCTTATGAAAACTATATTCCAAAGGATCTTAACTTTGAAAACGCCTGTTATCTCAGCGCTGTAATGAAAAAACCGTTTCACACTTACATGCATCCGGAAAGATATCCTTTCTGGGTCGATATGTATATCATGCCCGTAGCGTACACAAACGGAAATACTCACTACTGCACTTACTCAATGGATCTTACTCCTGAAGCAAGTGTCAGCCGTATGTCAGACAAGGAAGCAGCAGTAACAGCATCTGTACTTGAAACCTGTATCAAGCTTCGCGACACAAAAGACTTCAAGCATACAATGGATGAAGTTATCGAAGATATAAGACTGCTATGCAGTGCAGAAAATGTATGCATTCTTCTTACCGACTACAAAACAAGATCCTGCTCCATACTGTGTGAATCCACTTCGCCTGATTTTGACAACAGACGTATAGCAGAATACTTCAACAACGGTATTGACAGTTTCTTTGACGTCGTAGACACCTGGAAAGATACGATCGCAGGAAGCACCTGTCTCATCATACAGAATGAAAGCGACATGAATGTAGTCCGTGAAAGGAATCCTGAATGGATAGCATCACTCGAAGAATACGGTATAAAGAGCATCGTTCTCTATCCGCTCAACTACAATAATGAAACTCTCGGATATGTATGGGCAGTTAATTTTGCTACTGAAAACACCGCCAAGATACGTTCCACTCTGGAAACAACAACTTATTTCATAGCATCTGAAATAGCAAATCATCAGCTTCTTGCAAGACTTGAATACATGAGTTCTGTCGATCTGCTTACAGGCGTGATGAACCGTAATGCCATGAACAAAAGAGTTGACGACATTATTTCCGGCAAAGAGGTCCTGCCTTTACGTGTCGGCGTTGTTTTCGCCGATCTGAACGGACTGAAAAAAGTCAACGATACAGGCGGACACACTGCCGGTGACAGCTACATAAAGAAAGCAGCCGGCCTTCTGAAGGAAACTTTCCCTGACAGCGAGATCTACCGTGCCGGCGGCGATGAATTCATGGTCATAAACTGTTCACTTTCCGAAGCAGAACTGAGATCCAGAACCGATGAACTCAGAAAACTTCAGGAAAATGCTGATGATGTCAGCTTTTCACTAGGTTACTTTTACAATGAAGGAAAGACCGATATTCGCAAAGCTATGAGTTCTGCCGATATGGAAATGTACAGAGACAAGCAGAGTTACTATGAGCGTTATCCTGAACGCAGAAGAAAATAA